In Deltaproteobacteria bacterium, the genomic stretch CGTCATCGATCTGCGCGAGCGCACCAAGGCCTCGAAGCGCGTCACGCAGCACTGCTGGTTGTCGATCGCGCCGGCGGTGGGCAAGGCCGCTGCCGCCGGTGGCACCGTCGCGGTGACGTCGTTCGGCGCGCTCAAGCTCGCGGCGATCGCTGCGACCCTCACGGTCGCGGCAGGCCTCGCGATCGAGGCTGCGCGGCCAGCTGCGCCCGAGCGCGGCACGAGTTCGAGCGTCGAGCCCGTGGGTCACGGCGCCGTGGCGGTGGGCGGTGTCGATGCCGATCAGGCCCCGGCGATCATCCCGGCGGTCGTCGCTTCGCCCGTCGACCCCTCGCGGCTGCCGGTTGGTGATCTCGATCCGCCGCGACGCGCGGGCGTCGGACGCAGCGCCGCCCCGACCGTGCCACCACCGCCCTCACCCTCGAACGTCGACGCCGCCCAATCAGGCGGCGACGCGATGGATCCCGACGACGTCGCGATGCTCTCGCGCGCGCAGCAGGCCCTACAGGCCGGCCGCCTCGACGAGGCCGATGCCGAGCTCCGCGAGCACCGTCGGCGCTTCCCCGGCAGTCGCCTGGCCGACCTCCGGGAGCTGGTCGAGCTGAGCCTCCTGTGCCGCTCGGGTCGCCGTGAGGACGCGCGCCGCCGCATCGACGCCGCGCTCGCGCAGACCTCGAGCGCGGCGCGACGGGCGAAGCTGGAATCCACCTGCCCCGAGTGAACGACGTTCACTCGCCGGTAGCGCCCGCGATCGACCGAACGATCGCGGTGACGACAAGTTTGCCGGCACGGTGCCGAAGGGCGGCGCTTGGCGGATGCCCTGTGGCGACCCATGCTCGCGCCCATGGCCCACGGTCCGACGCTCCGCTGTCCGCAGTGCAACCAGGCCAACCGTGTACCGTGGTCGCGGCTCGCCGATCACGGACGCTGCGGCTCGTGCGGCACGCAGCTGCCGATGCTCGACCACCCGATCGAGGTCGACACGACCACGTTCGACGAGGCGATCCGGGCCTCGGCGGTACCCGTGCTCGTCGACTTCTGGGCGCCATGGTGTGGCCCGTGCCGCTCGTTCGCGCCGCAGCTCCAACGCGTCGCGGCGGAGGCCGACGGTCGCTTCGTGGTCGTGAAGGTCGACACCGAGCGCAACCCTGAGATCGCCGCGCGCCACGGCGTGCAGTCGATCCCGACCATTGCCGTGTTCCGCCACGGTCGCGAGCTGGCGCGTGACGCCGGGGCCCGACCAGCAGCGGCGGTGCGCGCCTTCGTCGACCAGGCCATCGGCGACCGCTCGGCGCGGATGTCCGCGCGTCGCTGGTGATCCGCACCATCTCTCGCGCGGCCTCGTGCACGATCGTCGGTGAAAATCGGAAGTCCTGCCGATGGTGCGCGTCAGCGTGCCTGGCTAGCCTGACGGGGAACGTGGGCGTGCTCTGGCGCCTGCGAGGCTCGGGGGGACGGCATGGCGAGGACGGCGACGAGGACGATTGCGGGCGCGATGCTGCTCGCGCTGGGTTTGCCGGGCTGCTACGGCGGGCTCGGGGGCTCCGACGGCGCCGGCGGTGACGGTGCCGGCGACGCGTCGGGCGG encodes the following:
- a CDS encoding sigma-70 family RNA polymerase sigma factor codes for the protein MSAASSGVYDDVGAGVHGGLAPTSFAALYREHAAFTWAVLRRLGVQPAAIDDAMQELWVTAHRRLATLHGPTAARAWLYGIARRVVSHQRRTEQRHRRKIDALEHAVTPDPDRTDVAGSLVVESILAGLDDRVREAFVLSELEGWTAAEIAKATGANANTVSWRVRVAKQELRERFADDARAGAAVIDLRERTKASKRVTQHCWLSIAPAVGKAAAAGGTVAVTSFGALKLAAIAATLTVAAGLAIEAARPAAPERGTSSSVEPVGHGAVAVGGVDADQAPAIIPAVVASPVDPSRLPVGDLDPPRRAGVGRSAAPTVPPPPSPSNVDAAQSGGDAMDPDDVAMLSRAQQALQAGRLDEADAELREHRRRFPGSRLADLRELVELSLLCRSGRREDARRRIDAALAQTSSAARRAKLESTCPE
- the trxC gene encoding thioredoxin TrxC, which translates into the protein MLAPMAHGPTLRCPQCNQANRVPWSRLADHGRCGSCGTQLPMLDHPIEVDTTTFDEAIRASAVPVLVDFWAPWCGPCRSFAPQLQRVAAEADGRFVVVKVDTERNPEIAARHGVQSIPTIAVFRHGRELARDAGARPAAAVRAFVDQAIGDRSARMSARRW